From Brochothrix thermosphacta DSM 20171 = FSL F6-1036, a single genomic window includes:
- a CDS encoding ABC transporter ATP-binding protein has product MAEKIIEFKDVTKTYEDTVVLKNMNFSIEKGKFYTLLGPSGCGKTTILQLIAGFTDITAGSILLNGKKIDHLPPNKRPINTVFQDYALFPHLNVFENVAFGLRLKKTPEKVIVQKVEEALTMMNLTGFTEREITAMSGGQRQRVAIARAIVNEPDIILLDEPLSALDLKLRVAMQNELRQLQRRLGITFIFVTHDQEEALAMSDEIFVLNEGEIQQSGTPIDIYDEPINRFVADFIGESNIIAGEMLADFSVSFAGKVFECVDQGLQKNEVVDIVIRPEDLVLTSVAEGKLQVTVQSQLFRGVHYEIFAVDSEGNDWLVHSTTKSVVGEQIGLQFSPENIHVMGLAETEADFDKRLEAYSEV; this is encoded by the coding sequence ATGGCAGAGAAAATTATTGAATTTAAAGATGTAACAAAAACATATGAAGATACAGTTGTACTTAAAAATATGAATTTCTCAATCGAAAAAGGAAAGTTTTACACATTGTTAGGACCTTCTGGTTGTGGTAAAACAACGATTTTACAATTAATTGCTGGTTTTACAGATATAACAGCAGGCAGTATTTTATTGAATGGTAAAAAAATTGATCATTTACCACCAAATAAACGTCCTATCAATACCGTTTTTCAGGATTATGCGTTATTCCCGCATCTTAATGTATTTGAAAATGTAGCATTTGGGTTACGTTTGAAAAAAACACCAGAAAAGGTAATTGTTCAAAAAGTTGAAGAAGCTTTAACAATGATGAATTTAACTGGTTTTACAGAACGTGAAATTACAGCAATGAGTGGTGGACAACGTCAACGTGTTGCGATTGCACGTGCTATTGTAAATGAACCGGATATTATCTTGTTGGATGAACCCTTGTCTGCTTTGGATTTGAAATTACGTGTAGCGATGCAAAATGAGTTACGTCAATTACAACGTCGTTTAGGTATCACGTTTATTTTTGTTACACACGATCAAGAAGAAGCTTTGGCAATGTCAGATGAAATTTTTGTATTAAACGAAGGTGAGATTCAACAAAGCGGTACACCAATAGATATATATGATGAACCAATCAATCGTTTTGTTGCTGATTTTATCGGAGAATCGAATATTATCGCAGGTGAAATGTTAGCAGATTTTAGTGTATCTTTTGCAGGTAAAGTATTTGAATGTGTTGACCAAGGTTTGCAAAAAAATGAAGTGGTTGATATTGTCATCCGTCCTGAGGATTTAGTGTTAACGTCGGTTGCAGAAGGTAAATTACAAGTAACGGTACAATCACAATTATTCCGCGGCGTTCATTATGAAATTTTCGCTGTTGATAGTGAAGGTAATGACTGGTTGGTACATTCAACTACCAAATCAGTGGTTGGTGAACAGATTGGTCTACAATTCAGTCCTGAAAATATCCATGTCATGGGGCTAGCTGAAACTGAAGCTGATTTTGATAAACGCCTTGAAGCATACAGTGAGGTGTGA
- a CDS encoding threonine aldolase family protein: MTLKTAYEKTTFQFGNHGKREVALLNKAFQNIPDNTPADMYGNGEIITAFETKMARFLGKEAALFFPSGTMAQQIALRIHCDDKALNKVAYHPLSHLEIHESDGLKELHHIETILLADKDHIVDLTAIQSLKEHVAAILLELPQREIGGQLPKFDELERIAAFCKTHDIRLHLDGARLLEILPYYKKEASQIVALFDSVYVSFYKGIGSIAGAILAGDQDFIDKAMTWKKRYGGNLISLYPYIIPADYYFDLRVNKMELYYEAAKKVAVLLNECPSITTVPQVPVSNMFHIHFHKPIDEMTSLLIALYEKTNIGLANYLRPINVTECSFELNFGDAFAEISPSDLNLFFTELNKLLT, from the coding sequence ATGACATTAAAAACAGCTTATGAAAAAACGACTTTTCAATTTGGAAATCATGGTAAACGTGAAGTCGCTTTATTAAACAAAGCGTTTCAAAATATACCGGATAATACACCTGCTGACATGTATGGTAACGGTGAAATAATCACTGCATTTGAAACAAAGATGGCTCGTTTTTTAGGTAAAGAGGCCGCACTCTTTTTCCCAAGTGGTACCATGGCTCAACAAATTGCCCTTCGCATTCATTGCGATGACAAAGCGCTTAATAAAGTTGCCTATCATCCTTTAAGTCACCTCGAAATCCATGAGTCTGATGGTTTAAAAGAACTGCATCATATCGAAACAATTTTATTAGCCGACAAAGATCATATCGTTGATTTAACTGCCATACAAAGTTTAAAAGAACATGTAGCTGCGATTTTATTAGAATTGCCACAACGTGAAATCGGCGGACAACTGCCAAAATTTGACGAACTGGAACGTATTGCCGCTTTCTGTAAAACACACGACATCCGTTTACATCTAGATGGCGCTCGCTTGTTAGAAATTTTACCTTATTATAAAAAAGAAGCATCTCAAATTGTTGCACTCTTTGATAGCGTTTATGTTTCTTTTTATAAAGGGATCGGGAGTATCGCTGGTGCAATTTTAGCAGGTGATCAAGACTTTATTGATAAAGCAATGACTTGGAAAAAAAGATACGGTGGGAACTTAATCAGTCTCTACCCCTATATTATTCCAGCTGACTATTATTTTGATTTACGCGTAAATAAAATGGAGCTTTATTATGAAGCCGCAAAAAAAGTAGCCGTGTTATTGAATGAATGTCCCTCAATAACCACAGTACCCCAAGTACCTGTTTCTAATATGTTTCATATTCATTTTCACAAACCAATTGATGAAATGACCTCGCTTCTAATAGCCTTGTATGAGAAAACAAATATTGGCTTAGCCAATTATCTTCGCCCTATAAACGTCACAGAATGCTCATTCGAGCTAAATTTTGGTGATGCGTTCGCAGAAATAAGTCCTTCTGACTTGAATTTATTTTTCACTGAATTAAACAAATTACTTACTTAA
- a CDS encoding LutC/YkgG family protein, whose translation MTQIHNRDKFLDGLAEKLGRPRIREDVPHFEPVNNLSQTQLADKTQDELLAILTAKCETLLADVVLTAPDDLRETLLKVTNAYGNQTVMISDDERFAANGLADLAAGEWPEATVTKWLPGDEHRETNITNASNANIGIVFGDYLLAESGSVAVETTPGQGRALHFLPVHYIAITPKSQLVPRITQAAKEYNRRIVAGERVGSVINIISGPSNSADIESILVVGVHGPLKVTYIIIED comes from the coding sequence ATGACGCAAATTCATAATCGTGATAAATTTTTAGATGGTTTAGCAGAAAAATTGGGACGCCCACGCATACGTGAGGATGTACCGCATTTTGAACCAGTGAATAATTTATCGCAAACACAACTAGCAGATAAAACACAGGATGAATTATTAGCGATTTTAACAGCTAAATGCGAAACATTACTAGCAGATGTTGTTTTAACAGCTCCAGATGATTTACGTGAAACATTGCTGAAAGTTACAAATGCATACGGTAATCAGACGGTAATGATTTCAGATGATGAGCGTTTTGCAGCTAATGGATTAGCTGATTTAGCAGCAGGTGAATGGCCAGAAGCGACTGTTACAAAATGGTTGCCAGGAGATGAACATCGCGAAACTAATATTACCAATGCTTCGAACGCTAACATTGGGATTGTTTTCGGTGATTATTTATTGGCAGAATCCGGATCAGTTGCGGTTGAAACAACACCTGGTCAAGGTCGTGCATTGCACTTTTTACCCGTTCATTACATTGCAATCACTCCCAAAAGTCAATTGGTTCCCCGTATTACACAAGCCGCAAAAGAGTATAATCGACGTATTGTTGCTGGAGAACGTGTCGGATCAGTCATTAATATTATTTCTGGTCCATCGAACTCAGCTGATATTGAATCGATTTTAGTAGTAGGTGTACACGGTCCTTTAAAAGTGACCTATATTATTATTGAAGATTAG
- a CDS encoding LutB/LldF family L-lactate oxidation iron-sulfur protein, with the protein MPISTSDKSFKERIDKAKEDTFMQRAVEKSQDGQWEKREGSRERIGNWEQWRELGEQIRQHTITHLDYYLEQFSDNVAKRGGHVFFAETAEDASNYIEKVIEEKKAKKIVKAKSMVTEEIGMNEMIRELSHIEFFESDLAEFILQEDDWDAPSHIVFPDIHKNRQQIRKVFHEKLGYDGDDNPQRMARFVRGILRKHFLEADIGITGCNFAIANSGQVNLVTNEGNADLVESIPKTQIVVMGMERIVPNIEDAEVLDNLLARSAVGQDLTTYITFAGPKLADENDGPEDFHVVIVDNGRSKVLGTEFQSILQCIRCGACLNVCPVYRHIGGHGYGSIYPGPVGAILSPIIGGYEEFKELPFASSLCGACTDTCPVKIPLHNLLIEHRRVLTDDKKIMHGFNDVQMRAVALGTAKPFLFKSALKVAHFGSGILTSHDPVSAINFSTNGVIKKGPGMVKGWTDVRDMTRPVKEKDNFRTWFKTREKQRGENNDANS; encoded by the coding sequence ATGCCGATTTCAACAAGTGATAAGTCTTTTAAAGAACGAATTGATAAAGCAAAAGAAGATACATTTATGCAACGAGCAGTTGAAAAATCTCAAGATGGTCAATGGGAAAAACGTGAAGGTTCCCGTGAACGTATTGGTAACTGGGAACAATGGCGTGAGTTAGGCGAACAAATTCGCCAACATACGATTACTCATTTAGATTATTATTTAGAACAATTTAGTGATAATGTTGCCAAGCGAGGCGGTCATGTTTTTTTTGCTGAAACAGCCGAAGATGCTAGCAATTATATCGAAAAAGTCATCGAAGAAAAAAAGGCAAAAAAAATTGTTAAAGCCAAATCAATGGTAACAGAAGAGATTGGCATGAATGAAATGATTCGCGAATTATCACATATTGAATTTTTCGAATCAGATTTAGCTGAATTTATATTACAAGAAGACGATTGGGATGCTCCTTCTCATATTGTTTTCCCAGATATTCATAAAAATAGACAACAAATAAGAAAAGTTTTCCATGAAAAACTGGGCTATGATGGTGATGATAATCCTCAACGAATGGCGCGTTTTGTTCGTGGTATTTTGCGTAAACATTTTTTAGAAGCAGATATCGGTATTACAGGTTGTAACTTTGCGATTGCTAACTCAGGTCAAGTGAACCTGGTTACCAATGAGGGAAATGCGGATTTGGTAGAAAGCATTCCTAAAACGCAAATTGTGGTGATGGGGATGGAACGTATTGTCCCAAATATCGAAGATGCAGAAGTATTAGATAATCTGCTTGCGAGAAGTGCTGTCGGACAAGATTTAACAACCTATATCACGTTTGCTGGGCCAAAATTAGCAGATGAAAATGATGGTCCTGAGGATTTTCACGTTGTTATTGTTGATAACGGACGCTCAAAAGTGTTAGGAACTGAATTTCAATCAATCTTACAATGTATTCGTTGTGGTGCCTGTTTAAATGTTTGTCCTGTTTATCGTCATATCGGCGGTCATGGATATGGATCAATTTATCCAGGACCAGTAGGCGCGATTCTTTCACCGATTATTGGTGGTTATGAAGAGTTTAAAGAGCTCCCATTTGCATCCAGCTTATGTGGTGCATGTACAGATACTTGTCCCGTGAAAATCCCACTGCATAATTTATTGATTGAACACCGTCGTGTTTTAACGGATGATAAGAAAATAATGCATGGTTTTAATGATGTACAGATGCGTGCGGTAGCATTAGGAACAGCAAAACCATTCCTTTTTAAATCAGCGCTGAAAGTAGCACATTTTGGATCGGGAATTTTAACGAGTCATGATCCTGTCTCAGCGATTAATTTTTCAACAAACGGTGTCATAAAAAAAGGACCTGGAATGGTTAAAGGTTGGACAGATGTTCGCGATATGACCCGTCCGGTTAAAGAAAAAGATAATTTCCGTACATGGTTTAAAACCCGAGAGAAACAAAGAGGTGAAAATAATGACGCAAATTCATAA
- a CDS encoding hemolysin family protein: protein MDIINSILVIVLILITGFFVAAEFAIVALKPTKVRELEESGNKNAKYVKIITSRMNDYLAACQLGNTLAALAIGWLGEATMHKWLQPLFDILPLNATIERPVTVAISFLMITYVNVVVGELAPKTLSIQAADKTALFVARPLIIWYYAMYPFNWLLNESANMIARLFGVKRNAEIDNGVTPTELKIILNDSYRQGIVNPMEYQYVQNIFKLDDLQVQEIMIPRKEVEAINAEQTIQELIEMFKIHPFDNYLVVSNNDKDDVQGILHAKTIISQMANDQNIFERTVASLMIDAMKIFEGTHLQDVLQQMRQQQQNFAVVTDEYGGTSGIVTLEDILEVIVGDLDGLNESGQIRHLAPDHYMIPGDTSLSEVDELLNTELANHLVYTLAGWVLYTNFAITEGESIVEDGYQFTVVSMSQQAIQLVEVKKVKKH from the coding sequence ATGGATATTATCAATTCTATTCTAGTGATTGTTTTGATTTTAATTACAGGTTTTTTTGTTGCTGCCGAGTTTGCTATTGTTGCTTTAAAGCCTACAAAAGTGCGTGAGTTAGAAGAATCAGGTAATAAAAATGCGAAATATGTTAAAATTATCACTTCACGGATGAATGATTACCTTGCTGCTTGTCAGTTAGGCAATACACTAGCAGCATTAGCAATTGGTTGGTTAGGAGAAGCGACCATGCATAAATGGTTGCAACCCTTATTTGATATCTTACCTTTGAATGCCACGATAGAACGACCAGTCACTGTAGCGATTTCATTTTTAATGATTACATATGTTAACGTTGTTGTAGGTGAATTAGCACCTAAAACACTCTCGATTCAAGCTGCAGACAAAACGGCATTATTTGTCGCACGTCCGCTAATAATCTGGTATTATGCCATGTATCCATTTAACTGGTTATTGAATGAGTCAGCAAATATGATTGCACGCCTTTTTGGTGTGAAACGTAATGCAGAGATAGATAATGGTGTAACACCGACTGAATTGAAAATTATTTTAAATGACAGTTATCGTCAAGGTATTGTAAATCCGATGGAATATCAATACGTACAAAACATCTTTAAATTAGATGATTTGCAGGTTCAAGAAATTATGATTCCTCGAAAAGAAGTAGAAGCAATTAATGCGGAACAAACGATTCAAGAGTTAATCGAAATGTTTAAAATTCATCCATTTGATAATTATTTAGTAGTTAGCAACAATGATAAAGATGACGTGCAAGGTATCTTACATGCTAAAACAATTATTTCACAAATGGCGAACGATCAAAACATTTTTGAAAGAACAGTGGCGTCACTGATGATCGATGCCATGAAAATTTTTGAGGGGACGCATTTACAAGATGTCTTACAGCAGATGCGTCAACAACAACAAAATTTTGCCGTTGTCACTGATGAGTACGGTGGGACTAGCGGTATAGTTACATTGGAAGATATACTGGAAGTCATTGTCGGTGATTTAGATGGTCTTAATGAATCAGGGCAAATTCGTCATTTAGCGCCCGATCATTACATGATTCCAGGTGATACGTCGTTAAGTGAGGTCGATGAATTACTAAATACAGAGTTAGCCAATCATTTAGTTTATACGCTAGCTGGTTGGGTACTTTATACGAATTTTGCTATTACAGAAGGCGAGTCGATTGTAGAAGATGGCTATCAGTTTACAGTTGTTAGTATGTCGCAACAAGCAATTCAGCTAGTTGAAGTAAAGAAAGTGAAAAAACACTAA
- a CDS encoding Na+/H+ antiporter has product MAIFDFILVMLIIIGLSHVINRFIPFVSVPLIQIALGAVLSFIPSLWHLELNPELFLVLFIAPLLFNDGKRVNSGALWNIRIPIILLAVGLVFVTTFAVGYFIHWMIPTIPYPAAFALAAILSPTDAVAVGSLSDRIKLPKNIMQLLEGEALMNDASGLVAFKMAIAAMVTGTFSIWNAAGNFVVVSVGGLIVGALAAFLILRMRHLLRRFGMEDVTIHLLMQIVTPFLIYLLAEEIGVSGILAVVMGGVVHGMEKKSVNTQVVKLNLVSSSTWDIIVFILNGLVFVILGSQIPDILKSIWEDSAISNERVMLYIGILYVILIVLRFVWVFSSWAIPRILNEKKRNEDDTTVKEQLESSAIISIAGVRGAVTLAGSMSIPFVLASGDAFPERSLIIFLAAGVILVSLIISNVLLPILLKEDAVHQEGETIEEMEARLQIDIFRDVIRELESEPEPEIKAAVHVVIEEYRTAIRRVQRGQIVNEYGIQMTNEEKNLRLDVLRIQEEVLIRYVHEEKIKKLIAYRLSETIQATKTRIEKRVRTRMRYYFLSIVRFLMQWRTTRRKVATGDKKKFSPEDLQSIKDWREESCLKAMKYLANIATPENQRIVNSLKSEQAMILSRLKNQTGALKHSADFEMVKNDIRIRALQAERDSLQKYYEEGRISREMAHDIRQNINFMETYLLDSQSPED; this is encoded by the coding sequence GTGGCAATATTTGATTTTATCCTGGTAATGTTAATCATTATCGGATTATCCCACGTCATTAACCGTTTTATTCCATTTGTGTCTGTACCTTTGATACAAATTGCTTTAGGAGCGGTGCTTTCATTTATTCCTTCACTTTGGCATTTAGAACTTAATCCTGAATTATTTTTAGTATTATTTATCGCACCTTTACTGTTTAATGATGGTAAACGTGTGAACAGTGGAGCTCTTTGGAATATTAGAATTCCAATTATATTGTTAGCAGTGGGACTCGTGTTTGTAACAACGTTTGCTGTTGGTTATTTTATTCATTGGATGATACCAACAATTCCATACCCAGCAGCTTTTGCACTTGCAGCGATTTTATCGCCAACAGATGCGGTAGCAGTTGGTTCTTTATCTGATCGTATTAAACTTCCGAAAAACATCATGCAGTTATTAGAGGGTGAAGCCTTGATGAATGATGCATCGGGATTAGTTGCCTTTAAGATGGCAATTGCAGCCATGGTAACAGGAACTTTTTCAATTTGGAACGCTGCAGGTAATTTTGTAGTAGTGTCAGTTGGTGGGTTAATTGTTGGTGCATTGGCGGCTTTTCTAATTTTAAGAATGCGACATTTATTACGTCGTTTTGGGATGGAAGATGTTACAATCCATCTCCTTATGCAAATTGTGACGCCGTTCCTAATCTATTTACTTGCTGAAGAAATAGGTGTTTCAGGTATCCTTGCTGTAGTTATGGGTGGGGTTGTACATGGAATGGAGAAAAAAAGCGTTAACACACAAGTGGTGAAATTAAATTTGGTTTCATCAAGTACGTGGGATATTATTGTTTTTATATTAAATGGTTTAGTGTTTGTTATTTTAGGTTCACAAATACCTGATATTTTGAAAAGCATCTGGGAAGATTCAGCTATCTCAAATGAGCGAGTAATGTTATATATTGGTATTTTATATGTTATTTTAATTGTTTTACGATTTGTGTGGGTTTTCAGCTCATGGGCAATTCCACGAATACTCAACGAGAAAAAACGTAATGAGGATGATACAACTGTTAAAGAACAACTAGAATCGAGCGCAATTATCTCTATCGCAGGTGTACGTGGAGCCGTTACCTTAGCTGGTTCGATGTCTATACCATTTGTACTTGCAAGTGGCGATGCATTTCCAGAGCGGTCCTTGATTATATTTTTAGCAGCGGGTGTTATTCTGGTCTCCTTAATTATTTCGAATGTACTCTTGCCGATTTTATTGAAAGAAGATGCCGTCCATCAAGAAGGCGAAACAATTGAAGAAATGGAAGCGCGTTTGCAAATTGATATTTTCAGAGATGTTATTCGAGAATTAGAGTCTGAACCGGAACCTGAAATAAAAGCTGCCGTTCATGTTGTAATTGAGGAATATCGTACAGCTATCCGAAGAGTTCAGCGTGGACAAATCGTTAATGAGTACGGTATTCAAATGACGAACGAAGAAAAAAATCTCCGTTTGGATGTTTTACGAATTCAAGAAGAAGTTTTGATACGATATGTTCATGAAGAAAAAATCAAAAAATTGATTGCGTACAGACTTTCAGAAACGATTCAAGCAACGAAAACACGAATCGAAAAACGTGTAAGGACACGCATGCGTTATTACTTCTTAAGTATTGTTCGTTTTCTGATGCAATGGCGAACAACTCGTCGCAAAGTAGCAACGGGTGATAAAAAGAAATTTTCACCAGAGGATTTACAATCTATTAAAGATTGGCGTGAGGAAAGTTGCTTAAAGGCGATGAAGTATTTAGCTAATATTGCAACGCCAGAAAATCAACGTATTGTTAATTCATTAAAAAGTGAACAAGCAATGATTCTTAGCCGATTGAAAAATCAAACAGGTGCATTAAAGCATAGTGCTGATTTTGAAATGGTTAAAAATGATATTCGTATTCGTGCTTTGCAAGCTGAACGTGATTCTCTTCAAAAATATTATGAAGAAGGTCGTATTTCCCGAGAAATGGCACATGATATTCGTCAAAATATTAACTTTATGGAAACATACCTATTAGATAGTCAATCACCAGAGGACTAG
- the metX gene encoding homoserine O-acetyltransferase MetX, translating into MHRKEMVLFTDKPLNLASHVQLKNITVAYETYGSLNKNSSNAILITHALTGDAHVAKHSDDDQEGWWDDFVGAGKMLDTDTYFLICINVLGGCYGSTGPQSFNPETNQPYLLDFPTIHASDMVRVQKELLSQLGIDHLFCVVGGSMGGIQATQWAIDYPDFISGVINLASPLASSPENVGFNHVMRQLILSDPQFKKGRYTEQPPMLAHARMLAMLTYRTDRMLDTQFSMAPLNENTTTTESWHQLFDVESYLNYQGEKFIQRFDALSFLYLTRMIDLFDAVSPNQKSTSIATVRTPYLYIAFKEDQLFKIEQCRFARTILEANNVPVTYHELSSIYGHDAFLIESAKISPLVSQFLAKIKKTSPAS; encoded by the coding sequence ATGCATCGTAAAGAAATGGTTCTATTTACTGATAAACCTTTAAATCTTGCATCACACGTACAATTAAAAAACATTACGGTTGCCTATGAAACATATGGCTCTTTAAACAAAAATTCAAGTAATGCCATCCTTATTACACATGCCTTGACTGGGGATGCCCATGTTGCGAAACATAGTGACGACGATCAAGAAGGCTGGTGGGATGACTTTGTTGGTGCAGGTAAAATGTTAGATACAGATACTTATTTTTTAATATGCATTAATGTTTTAGGCGGCTGTTATGGCTCGACTGGACCACAATCGTTTAATCCTGAAACCAATCAACCTTACTTGCTTGATTTTCCAACAATCCATGCAAGTGATATGGTCCGTGTTCAAAAAGAGTTACTTTCACAGCTGGGTATTGATCATCTTTTTTGCGTTGTCGGTGGATCAATGGGAGGGATTCAAGCCACTCAATGGGCAATTGATTATCCGGACTTCATCTCGGGAGTAATTAATCTTGCATCACCACTTGCCTCAAGTCCTGAAAATGTTGGTTTTAATCATGTGATGCGTCAGCTCATCCTATCTGATCCTCAGTTTAAAAAGGGACGCTATACAGAACAACCACCAATGCTAGCACATGCTAGAATGTTAGCGATGTTAACCTACCGTACAGATCGGATGTTGGATACGCAATTTAGTATGGCCCCTCTTAATGAAAACACAACAACCACTGAAAGTTGGCACCAGTTATTTGATGTTGAATCGTACCTTAATTATCAGGGTGAAAAATTTATCCAACGTTTTGACGCACTCAGTTTTTTATACCTGACACGTATGATCGATTTATTTGATGCTGTTTCTCCTAATCAAAAAAGCACTTCGATTGCCACTGTGCGCACACCCTATCTTTATATTGCCTTCAAAGAAGATCAGCTTTTTAAAATTGAACAATGTCGCTTTGCTCGAACAATTCTTGAAGCTAACAACGTACCCGTTACCTATCATGAATTAAGTTCAATTTATGGGCATGATGCCTTTTTGATTGAATCAGCTAAAATCAGTCCACTTGTTTCACAATTTCTTGCAAAAATAAAAAAAACAAGTCCTGCTAGTTAG
- a CDS encoding helix-turn-helix domain-containing protein has product MDIGSKLKNLRLKKGLTQEELAERTDLSKGYISQIEHESSSPSMETFFDILEVLGVTPQSFFDAKAQEQKIVYDVTEHTHYEDTEKGYRLQWLVPESNEKEMEPVIVTFSNDGSYKQFEPSLSETFGYCLAGEVVLEFGKQTHVIKQGEALYYQASEPHRIYNGSKAESTIILVATESYL; this is encoded by the coding sequence ATGGATATTGGGAGTAAATTGAAAAACCTCCGTTTAAAAAAAGGATTAACTCAGGAAGAATTAGCTGAGCGAACTGATTTATCAAAAGGTTACATTTCGCAGATAGAACATGAAAGTAGCTCGCCATCAATGGAAACTTTTTTTGATATCTTAGAAGTTCTGGGCGTGACACCTCAAAGTTTTTTTGATGCGAAAGCTCAAGAACAAAAAATCGTTTATGATGTGACAGAACACACGCACTATGAAGACACTGAAAAAGGTTATCGTTTACAGTGGCTGGTACCTGAATCTAATGAAAAAGAAATGGAACCAGTTATTGTTACTTTTAGTAATGATGGTAGCTATAAACAGTTTGAACCGTCTTTATCAGAAACCTTTGGTTATTGTCTCGCAGGTGAAGTCGTTCTGGAGTTCGGAAAACAAACGCATGTTATTAAGCAAGGTGAAGCGCTCTATTATCAAGCTTCTGAACCACATCGGATATATAACGGTAGCAAAGCAGAAAGTACGATTATACTAGTAGCGACAGAGTCATATTTATAA
- a CDS encoding (Fe-S)-binding protein — protein MKVTIFSTCLVDMMFPEVGKAMVEVLERFGCKTDLPGSQICCGQPTYNSGYHKDSRASMINQMKAFKNAEYVVGPSGSCVAMLKEYKEIFKDDEIYRDEAAALHDKTYEFTQFIVNVLGITNVGAHLEGKATYHRSCHMTRLLGEKKAPYQLLDEVEGLEMIPLAHIENCCGFGGTFSVKMPDISEQMVTEKVEDIVNTGAEILISADMGCLMNIGGKFNRDGKRIRIMHIAEVLNNDVKVKA, from the coding sequence GTGAAAGTGACTATTTTTTCAACTTGTTTAGTAGACATGATGTTCCCAGAAGTAGGAAAAGCAATGGTAGAAGTACTGGAACGCTTTGGTTGTAAAACTGATTTACCAGGATCGCAAATTTGTTGCGGTCAACCTACTTATAACAGCGGTTATCATAAAGACAGCCGTGCTTCAATGATTAATCAGATGAAGGCGTTTAAAAACGCAGAATACGTTGTCGGACCCTCAGGTTCGTGCGTAGCAATGTTAAAAGAATATAAAGAGATATTTAAAGATGATGAAATTTACCGTGATGAAGCGGCAGCGTTGCATGACAAGACATATGAATTCACACAATTTATTGTTAACGTACTAGGTATTACAAATGTGGGTGCTCATTTAGAAGGTAAAGCAACTTACCATCGCTCATGTCACATGACGCGTTTGTTAGGAGAAAAGAAAGCACCGTATCAATTATTAGATGAAGTCGAAGGGTTAGAAATGATTCCACTAGCACACATTGAAAACTGTTGTGGTTTTGGAGGGACATTCTCTGTTAAAATGCCTGATATCTCAGAACAAATGGTGACTGAAAAAGTAGAGGATATTGTTAACACAGGTGCTGAAATTTTAATCAGTGCAGATATGGGTTGTTTAATGAATATTGGTGGGAAGTTTAATCGTGATGGTAAACGTATCCGCATTATGCATATCGCCGAAGTCTTAAACAATGATGTAAAAGTGAAAGCTTAA
- a CDS encoding NAD(P)-dependent oxidoreductase: MKLGIIGASGKAGQFILNEALKRDISVTAIVRDKGKISQPVTIIEKEVFDLTTEDISQFDVVINAFGTLPGEEELHVKAGRHLIKIFKDTDTRLIVVGGAGSLYVDPEKITRVMDTPDFPKEFLPTATNQGLNLEDLQASSIHWTFLSPSAFFDAAGNRTGKYVTGKDHLLANKANESYISYADYAIAIIDEALAGKHLNERFTVVAEKN, encoded by the coding sequence ATGAAATTAGGTATTATTGGTGCAAGTGGTAAAGCAGGGCAATTTATTTTAAACGAAGCTCTAAAGCGTGATATTAGCGTGACTGCAATTGTTCGTGACAAAGGAAAAATTTCACAACCCGTAACAATTATCGAAAAAGAAGTTTTCGACTTAACAACTGAGGATATTTCACAGTTTGACGTTGTCATAAATGCATTTGGAACCCTTCCTGGTGAAGAAGAATTACATGTTAAAGCTGGCCGTCATTTAATTAAAATTTTCAAAGATACTGACACACGTTTAATTGTTGTGGGTGGTGCCGGTAGCCTTTATGTTGATCCTGAAAAAATCACTCGTGTAATGGATACACCCGATTTCCCGAAAGAATTTTTACCTACAGCAACTAACCAAGGTCTTAACTTAGAAGATTTACAAGCCTCTTCAATTCATTGGACATTCTTAAGCCCATCAGCATTCTTCGATGCAGCAGGGAATCGTACAGGTAAATATGTCACAGGAAAAGATCATTTATTAGCAAATAAAGCAAACGAAAGTTATATCAGTTATGCTGATTATGCAATTGCGATTATTGATGAAGCACTTGCTGGTAAACATTTGAATGAGCGCTTTACTGTCGTAGCTGAAAAAAATTAA